The Psychrobium sp. MM17-31 genome window below encodes:
- the prmB gene encoding 50S ribosomal protein L3 N(5)-glutamine methyltransferase, giving the protein MESFKLDQQHIKEAVNELLTLGDMLRWGTTVFNQSGVFYGHGSDNAWDEAVTLATHVLALPIDSKDSILDSRLLTRERVAIAEAFAIRVNDRVPTAYITNHAWFAGLQFYVDDRVLVPRSPIAQMIQTNFEPWLDGHSVHRALDLCTGSACIALAMAHQFESAEVDAIDISHDALDVANINIFEHGMEERVIPIQSDLMNEVLREKYDLIVSNPPYVDQEDMDSLPQEFIHEPELGLAAGWDGLDLVKRILVDALGCLNDGGILVVEVGNSQVHMEQQFPEVDFDWVEFAQGGHGVFVLTKAQLQQHHELFKAALAATI; this is encoded by the coding sequence TTGGAATCATTTAAGCTAGATCAGCAACATATTAAAGAGGCTGTCAACGAACTATTAACGCTTGGCGACATGCTGCGTTGGGGCACCACGGTGTTTAATCAAAGTGGCGTATTTTACGGCCATGGTAGTGATAATGCTTGGGATGAAGCAGTAACACTAGCAACTCACGTATTGGCGCTGCCGATTGACAGCAAAGACAGCATTTTGGACTCTCGTTTGTTAACCAGAGAGCGCGTTGCCATCGCTGAAGCCTTTGCCATTCGCGTTAACGATCGCGTACCGACGGCATACATTACTAATCACGCTTGGTTTGCTGGGCTGCAGTTTTACGTCGATGATCGCGTATTAGTGCCGCGCTCTCCGATTGCTCAAATGATTCAGACTAACTTTGAGCCTTGGTTAGATGGCCATAGTGTTCATCGCGCGCTTGATCTCTGTACTGGAAGTGCTTGTATTGCACTTGCTATGGCCCATCAATTCGAATCAGCAGAAGTTGATGCAATCGATATCTCGCATGATGCGTTAGACGTTGCCAACATCAATATTTTTGAACATGGCATGGAAGAGCGAGTTATTCCTATTCAATCTGATTTGATGAATGAAGTGCTACGTGAAAAATATGATTTGATTGTCTCTAATCCTCCATACGTAGACCAAGAGGATATGGACTCACTACCACAAGAGTTTATACACGAGCCTGAGCTCGGTCTCGCGGCCGGATGGGATGGCTTAGATTTGGTTAAGCGCATTTTAGTTGATGCGCTTGGCTGCTTAAACGACGGCGGTATCCTTGTGGTCGAAGTAGGTAACTCTCAAGTTCATATGGAGCAGCAATTCCCTGAAGTTGATTTTGACTGGGTGGAATTTGCACAAGGCGGGCACGGCGTGTTTGTGTTAACCAAGGCACAATTACAACAGCATCACGAATTATTTAAAGCAGCATTAGCGGCTACGATTTAA
- the smrB gene encoding endonuclease SmrB → MNDENPFSMADLLGEGNVKPLTQDKVNLRQPKSVRVKGHKDKQQQKQAEFYFSDGYVPHLSDEGPMRYCRDDVEKYELKKLRRGDYTPELILDLHGLNQNEAKMEILALFKECKKKQIQCCVIVHGVSGGTLKSRTPYWIAQYPELLAFHQAPLEWGGQGALIVLLDIEPDDFTKLD, encoded by the coding sequence ATGAACGACGAAAATCCATTCTCGATGGCGGACCTTCTAGGTGAAGGTAACGTCAAACCGTTGACCCAAGATAAAGTAAACTTGCGTCAACCAAAATCCGTACGCGTTAAAGGCCACAAAGACAAACAACAGCAAAAACAGGCGGAATTTTATTTTTCAGATGGCTATGTACCTCATTTAAGTGACGAAGGCCCCATGCGCTACTGTCGCGACGATGTAGAAAAATACGAATTGAAAAAACTGCGTCGTGGCGATTACACGCCAGAGTTGATCCTCGATTTGCACGGCTTAAATCAAAATGAAGCGAAAATGGAAATTTTGGCGCTGTTTAAAGAGTGTAAAAAGAAGCAAATCCAATGCTGCGTCATCGTTCACGGAGTCAGTGGTGGAACGCTTAAATCCCGCACGCCCTATTGGATTGCGCAATACCCAGAGCTACTGGCGTTTCATCAGGCACCACTTGAATGGGGTGGCCAAGGTGCATTAATCGTTTTGCTAGATATCGAGCCAGACGATTTCACCAAGCTTGACTAG
- the sixA gene encoding phosphohistidine phosphatase SixA produces MKLYIMRHGQAQITASSDSARQLTPQGHQETEIMAKWLRSNEQGFDLTFVSPYVRAKQTFDNVINEFVMPEHHYELDELTPDSNPQMCGDALLAYCAQHKANSALVVSHLPLVGLLVNDLCRGDLVPAFATSSIACLDIDLESWQGNLLWHKTVNQVLMGA; encoded by the coding sequence ATGAAGTTGTATATTATGCGCCACGGACAGGCTCAGATCACAGCGTCTTCTGACTCAGCCCGCCAATTAACCCCGCAAGGGCATCAAGAAACAGAGATCATGGCCAAGTGGCTACGATCTAACGAACAAGGGTTCGACTTGACTTTTGTGAGCCCTTACGTGAGAGCGAAGCAAACCTTTGACAATGTTATTAATGAATTTGTGATGCCCGAGCATCATTATGAGTTAGATGAATTAACGCCTGATTCGAATCCACAGATGTGTGGCGATGCATTGCTTGCCTATTGTGCTCAACACAAAGCCAATAGCGCGTTGGTTGTTTCTCATTTACCGTTAGTGGGACTATTGGTAAACGATTTGTGTCGCGGCGACTTGGTACCGGCCTTCGCGACGTCTTCAATTGCATGTCTTGATATTGATTTAGAGAGCTGGCAGGGCAATCTACTGTGGCACAAAACTGTTAATCAAGTATTGATGGGGGCTTAA
- a CDS encoding insulinase family protein has protein sequence MITSANDKKLYRHITLENGLSALLISQPDATKSAASLAVNVGHFNDPSDREGLAHLLEHMMFLGTDKYPDPSEYQRYIKQHGGEHNAWTGSEFTNFYFAIDSDYFINALDRFSDFFIAPKLCGEMIAKERAAVNSEFQLKYQDDSRRLSAVLKETVNAAHPYSQFSVGNNETLAGSGEDLEQVLRDFYHTQYCASKMKLVLLCNQELDTIEKSCRQYFSQITNRQLTCDFDDVPLYLNEQYSVQINVVPTKDTKKLTLSFELDIDDINYYCKPLSYLAFLIGHEGEGSLLSSLKKAGLANNLSAGTGLSGYNFREFAIHIALTELGARSTDRIIGLVFQMLRMIETQGIDAWRYTEKHNIMNVAFDFQEPPKAVDLVSHLSINMFKYEEQDIVYGDYAMDSFEPEAIHRLVASMNPDTVRLVMVCPQLATTKTAKWYDTPYDILPISSQRRKLWTLTSIDNELALPQPNPFVVERLAFTPPQTIQDKPSILLDEAGFRLWHLPQSEFTVPKGHIYTAIDSPIVDNTPQKQVLCRLYIEMLHDSLAQVTFPAEIAGMHYDIYPHASGVTMHVSGYTPKLFLFFEILITKIRERDFTPQRFEEIKYQLAKSWRDQRKAKPINRLFKGLSATLQPHQFDHPLLIEELANITLDDLQQFVSALFKHVHLESFVLGDWPTREVKLFGASLHRQIDAIAEAAPSIPRQVHSLANCGTLVRQFEQTQDQSAVIVYYQSQDNNPSQVALWSLASQILSPLFFSEIRTNQQLGYVCGASYMPINRYPGMMLYVQSSVANTNEILNAIDNVLSEFAEYVEDIDETRWQRYLNGMKSQIDTKDSSARQQATRFWTGICNRDLSFSHRNKTLEALASITPQALISFIEQRLISPSPDRLIMMTGDELEKSAINYRTINNVNEFKAQTPVMLLTPE, from the coding sequence TTGATCACTTCAGCCAACGACAAAAAGTTATATCGTCATATTACCCTTGAAAATGGTTTATCAGCCTTACTAATTAGTCAGCCTGATGCAACTAAATCTGCCGCATCCCTTGCCGTTAACGTTGGTCACTTTAACGATCCTTCTGATCGCGAAGGTCTCGCGCACCTGCTTGAGCACATGATGTTCTTAGGGACAGACAAATATCCCGACCCTAGTGAATATCAGCGCTACATTAAACAACACGGCGGTGAGCACAACGCATGGACTGGTAGCGAGTTTACCAATTTCTATTTCGCCATCGACAGCGACTATTTTATTAACGCACTTGATCGTTTCAGTGATTTTTTTATCGCACCCAAGTTATGCGGCGAGATGATTGCAAAAGAGCGCGCCGCGGTAAACTCTGAATTTCAGCTCAAATATCAAGACGATTCACGTAGACTCAGCGCCGTTTTAAAAGAAACGGTTAACGCTGCTCACCCTTACAGTCAATTTTCCGTGGGAAATAACGAAACCTTGGCCGGTAGTGGCGAGGATTTAGAGCAAGTATTGCGCGACTTCTACCATACGCAATATTGCGCCTCTAAAATGAAGCTGGTTTTATTGTGCAATCAAGAACTCGATACAATTGAGAAAAGTTGTCGTCAATATTTTTCGCAAATAACCAATAGACAACTCACTTGTGATTTTGACGATGTCCCTCTTTATCTCAACGAGCAATACAGCGTCCAAATCAACGTCGTTCCGACCAAAGACACCAAGAAGCTCACCCTAAGTTTTGAGCTAGATATTGATGATATTAATTACTATTGTAAACCCCTCTCCTATCTCGCATTTCTCATTGGTCACGAGGGCGAAGGCAGTTTACTATCAAGCTTAAAGAAAGCAGGATTAGCAAATAACTTGTCCGCAGGTACAGGCCTATCTGGATACAATTTTCGAGAGTTTGCCATCCACATCGCACTCACCGAACTTGGTGCTCGAAGCACGGATCGCATTATCGGCTTAGTATTCCAAATGCTAAGAATGATCGAGACGCAAGGTATCGACGCATGGCGTTATACCGAGAAACACAACATCATGAACGTTGCGTTTGATTTTCAAGAGCCGCCTAAAGCCGTCGATTTAGTCAGTCATTTATCCATCAACATGTTCAAATACGAAGAGCAAGATATCGTCTATGGCGACTACGCCATGGATAGCTTTGAGCCAGAAGCGATTCATCGCTTAGTTGCAAGTATGAACCCAGATACGGTTCGTTTGGTTATGGTTTGCCCGCAACTTGCCACGACTAAAACTGCCAAATGGTATGACACGCCTTACGATATCCTGCCAATTTCATCACAACGTCGAAAACTCTGGACATTAACATCGATAGATAACGAATTAGCACTGCCGCAACCTAATCCTTTTGTGGTTGAACGTTTAGCATTTACACCGCCACAAACAATACAGGACAAGCCATCGATTTTACTCGACGAAGCAGGCTTTAGGCTGTGGCACTTACCGCAATCGGAATTCACTGTTCCCAAAGGCCATATTTATACCGCAATTGATTCGCCAATCGTCGACAATACGCCGCAAAAACAAGTCTTGTGTCGGCTTTACATTGAAATGCTCCACGACTCGCTGGCGCAAGTGACGTTTCCAGCAGAAATAGCAGGAATGCACTATGACATTTATCCTCATGCTTCAGGCGTGACTATGCATGTCAGCGGCTATACACCAAAGCTATTTCTTTTCTTTGAAATTCTTATCACCAAAATCCGCGAGCGTGATTTTACGCCGCAGCGGTTTGAAGAAATCAAATATCAGTTAGCCAAAAGCTGGCGCGACCAACGCAAGGCTAAGCCGATAAATCGTTTGTTTAAAGGACTCAGTGCAACACTCCAGCCCCACCAATTTGATCACCCGCTATTAATCGAGGAGTTGGCAAATATCACGCTTGATGATCTTCAGCAATTTGTATCTGCGCTGTTTAAACATGTGCATTTAGAATCTTTTGTATTAGGTGATTGGCCAACACGTGAAGTAAAACTATTTGGCGCAAGTTTGCACCGCCAAATTGACGCTATTGCAGAGGCGGCGCCGTCCATCCCGCGTCAAGTTCACTCCTTGGCAAACTGCGGGACTTTAGTGCGTCAGTTTGAACAAACTCAAGACCAATCAGCCGTCATCGTCTACTATCAGTCGCAAGATAATAACCCTTCACAAGTAGCGCTGTGGAGTTTAGCGAGTCAGATCTTAAGTCCGTTATTTTTCTCTGAAATTCGTACCAATCAACAATTGGGCTATGTCTGTGGCGCTAGCTATATGCCGATTAATCGCTATCCCGGCATGATGTTATACGTACAATCTTCGGTAGCGAACACCAACGAAATTTTAAATGCAATTGACAACGTGCTCAGCGAGTTTGCCGAATACGTCGAAGACATTGATGAAACAAGATGGCAACGCTACCTCAATGGCATGAAATCTCAAATCGATACTAAGGACAGCAGCGCAAGGCAACAGGCGACGCGTTTTTGGACGGGAATATGTAACCGCGATCTATCGTTTTCACATCGTAATAAAACCTTAGAGGCATTAGCGTCTATAACCCCTCAAGCCTTAATTAGCTTTATCGAACAACGGTTGATTTCACCATCGCCAGATCGCCTCATTATGATGACCGGCGATGAACTTGAGAAAAGTGCGATCAATTATCGCACTATCAATAATGTCAACGAATTCAAAGCACAAACACCGGTGATGCTGCTAACGCCGGAATAG
- a CDS encoding thymidine kinase: MAQLYFYYSAMNAGKSTSLLQSAYNYKERGMESVIFTAAVDDRYGKGKVTSRIGLSQDADIFSSNCNIFDMMSDKLANGPVHCALVDECQFLTKEQVKQLCRVVDELNVPVLCYGLRTDFMGEPFQGSLYLMSWADKLIELKTICHCGRKASMVVRMDEQGNALSSGSQVEIGGNDKYVSMCRQHFSELVWRD, translated from the coding sequence GTGGCACAACTTTACTTCTATTATTCTGCGATGAACGCAGGTAAATCGACTTCGCTCCTACAATCAGCATATAACTATAAAGAGCGCGGCATGGAGTCGGTTATTTTTACGGCGGCGGTGGATGATCGCTATGGCAAAGGCAAAGTGACTTCGCGTATCGGCCTGAGTCAGGACGCCGATATTTTCTCGTCAAACTGCAATATCTTTGACATGATGTCAGACAAACTCGCCAATGGGCCAGTCCACTGCGCGTTAGTTGATGAATGTCAGTTTCTTACCAAAGAACAAGTTAAACAGCTATGCCGCGTTGTCGATGAACTCAATGTTCCGGTGCTGTGTTATGGATTGCGTACAGATTTTATGGGGGAGCCGTTCCAAGGTAGTCTCTATTTAATGAGCTGGGCCGATAAACTTATCGAATTAAAGACCATTTGCCATTGTGGACGTAAAGCGTCAATGGTGGTGCGTATGGACGAGCAGGGCAATGCGTTAAGCAGTGGTAGCCAAGTGGAAATCGGCGGCAATGACAAATACGTTTCTATGTGTCGTCAGCACTTTAGTGAACTCGTATGGCGTGATTAG
- a CDS encoding FAD-binding protein codes for MTILVIAEHNNAELKTDTHKVVAAAAAIGGDIDVLVAGSGCGAVADSAAKLAGVGKVLVADNACYEHQLAENVSLLVAELGKNYTHVLTAASTTGKNFLPRAAALLDVAQISDIIRVESADTFVRPFYAGNAIATVKSNDAIKLITVRTSAFDAVEETGSAAVEAVASAHDAGISSYVSSELTVSERPDLGSARVIVSGGRGMQNGDNFKMLEEVADKLGAGVGASRAAVDAGFVPNDMQVGQTGKIVAPELYVAVGISGAIQHLAGMKDSKVIVAINKDPEAPIFQVADYGLEADLFEAIPELNSKL; via the coding sequence ATGACTATTTTAGTAATTGCAGAGCATAATAACGCCGAATTAAAAACCGATACTCATAAAGTGGTTGCTGCAGCTGCAGCGATTGGTGGCGATATCGACGTATTAGTTGCTGGTAGTGGCTGTGGCGCTGTAGCTGATTCAGCTGCAAAATTAGCTGGTGTTGGTAAAGTGTTAGTTGCTGATAACGCTTGTTACGAGCATCAACTAGCAGAAAATGTAAGCTTGTTAGTTGCAGAGCTCGGAAAAAACTACACCCACGTACTAACTGCTGCATCAACAACTGGTAAAAACTTTTTACCACGCGCTGCTGCACTGTTAGACGTTGCACAAATTTCAGATATCATTCGCGTAGAGTCAGCTGATACTTTCGTACGTCCTTTCTATGCGGGTAACGCAATCGCGACTGTTAAATCTAACGATGCGATCAAACTAATCACTGTACGTACGTCGGCTTTTGACGCTGTTGAAGAAACTGGCAGCGCTGCTGTAGAAGCCGTTGCTAGCGCACATGATGCAGGTATTTCAAGTTACGTTAGCAGTGAACTTACTGTATCTGAGCGTCCTGATCTTGGTTCTGCACGTGTTATCGTTTCTGGTGGCCGTGGTATGCAAAATGGCGACAACTTCAAGATGCTTGAAGAAGTTGCAGATAAGTTAGGCGCTGGTGTTGGTGCTTCACGTGCCGCTGTTGATGCTGGCTTCGTACCAAATGACATGCAAGTTGGTCAAACTGGTAAGATTGTTGCGCCTGAGCTATACGTTGCCGTAGGTATTTCTGGTGCCATTCAGCATCTTGCAGGGATGAAAGATTCTAAAGTAATCGTTGCGATTAACAAAGATCCTGAAGCGCCGATCTTCCAAGTAGCTGATTACGGCTTAGAAGCCGATTTATTCGAAGCTATCCCAGAGTTAAACAGCAAGCTTTAA
- a CDS encoding electron transfer flavoprotein subunit beta/FixA family protein: MKILVPIKRVVDYNVKVRVKSDNTDVDLSNLKMSINPFCEIAVEEAVRLKEAGVASEVIAVSIGEKACQEQIRTALALGADRGIQIETDAKPQPLAIAKMLAKVVEEEQPQIVLMGKQTIDGDNNQTGQMLAALTNMPQGTFASEVKVDGDKVQVTREIDGGLVTVELNLPAVITTDLRLNEPRYASLPNIMKAKRKPIDVKTPADLGVEVADSLEVLKVEEPAGRSAGVMVESVDELIEKLRNTAKVI, encoded by the coding sequence ATGAAAATTCTTGTGCCGATTAAGCGCGTCGTTGACTATAACGTTAAGGTACGTGTTAAGTCTGATAATACTGATGTTGATTTAAGCAACTTAAAAATGTCAATCAACCCGTTTTGTGAAATCGCTGTTGAAGAAGCGGTTCGTCTAAAAGAAGCGGGCGTGGCAAGCGAGGTTATCGCTGTTTCAATTGGTGAGAAAGCTTGCCAAGAACAAATTCGTACAGCATTAGCACTAGGTGCTGATCGCGGTATCCAAATCGAAACGGATGCAAAACCACAACCACTAGCAATTGCAAAAATGCTAGCGAAAGTTGTGGAAGAAGAGCAGCCACAAATCGTCTTAATGGGTAAACAAACCATCGATGGTGACAATAATCAAACTGGCCAAATGCTTGCAGCACTAACTAACATGCCTCAAGGTACTTTCGCTTCAGAAGTGAAAGTTGACGGCGATAAAGTGCAAGTAACTCGTGAAATCGACGGTGGTTTAGTGACTGTTGAATTAAACCTTCCTGCAGTAATCACTACTGACTTACGTTTGAATGAACCACGCTATGCGTCGTTACCAAACATCATGAAAGCTAAGCGCAAACCAATCGATGTTAAAACACCAGCTGATTTAGGTGTTGAAGTTGCTGATTCACTTGAAGTATTGAAAGTTGAAGAGCCTGCTGGCCGCAGTGCTGGCGTTATGGTTGAGTCTGTTGACGAGCTAATCGAAAAATTACGCAACACAGCGAAGGTGATCTAA
- a CDS encoding CreA family protein, with product MKSIKTIAAVITTAFALTACGDDVGKVSLGMFTTSDIFIDAKQDPKLPGVTCHISHVEANFDLSDPSNMSIACRQTGPILASQLATLDTSKSGEVVFKESLSVLFKSLKVRRIYDKENNTLLYLSYSTKETKGSFKHSLSSVSLYQPNTATN from the coding sequence ATGAAATCAATTAAAACTATCGCTGCAGTTATTACAACCGCTTTTGCATTAACCGCCTGTGGTGATGATGTTGGTAAAGTGAGCCTTGGTATGTTTACCACCTCTGATATTTTTATCGATGCTAAACAGGATCCTAAACTGCCAGGTGTCACATGTCATATCAGTCACGTAGAAGCCAATTTCGACCTGTCAGACCCATCCAATATGAGTATCGCTTGTCGCCAAACAGGTCCTATTTTAGCGAGCCAACTAGCAACTTTGGATACCAGTAAAAGCGGTGAAGTCGTTTTTAAGGAAAGTCTCAGCGTGCTGTTTAAATCCTTAAAAGTACGCCGCATCTACGATAAAGAAAACAACACATTACTTTATTTGTCTTATTCGACTAAGGAAACTAAAGGTAGCTTCAAACACTCACTATCGAGTGTTAGCCTCTATCAACCAAATACCGCGACTAATTAA
- a CDS encoding DUF2919 family protein, giving the protein MRYNPFRDYDKYGCIKLPLLLYVALAYLLKGYVIWVVSLSYRENPAALLNTFYPSRNDFYHALIVALPALFCAVVFSIRRINMPNVVKWFWHKIRYLLVLSASVQLGYSIWQGNISLHNIMHFNAYYGVLVDVVVLMLIIGYCLLNQRVIDVSRQFPEPEGEGEEKVAASKRRQ; this is encoded by the coding sequence GTGCGTTACAATCCATTTCGAGATTACGATAAATACGGCTGCATAAAGTTACCCTTGTTACTTTATGTCGCCTTGGCCTATTTACTCAAAGGGTATGTGATTTGGGTAGTTTCTTTGTCTTATCGTGAAAATCCAGCGGCCTTGCTCAACACCTTTTATCCCAGTCGTAATGATTTCTATCATGCACTAATAGTGGCTCTACCGGCGCTGTTTTGCGCAGTCGTATTTAGTATTCGGCGCATCAATATGCCAAACGTAGTTAAATGGTTCTGGCATAAGATCCGTTATTTATTGGTGTTGAGTGCAAGTGTTCAGCTAGGCTATAGCATTTGGCAGGGTAATATTAGTCTGCATAATATTATGCATTTCAATGCGTATTATGGCGTGTTAGTGGATGTGGTCGTCCTAATGCTGATTATTGGTTATTGCCTACTTAATCAACGAGTGATTGATGTAAGTAGGCAGTTTCCTGAGCCCGAAGGCGAGGGTGAAGAGAAAGTTGCAGCTAGTAAACGTCGTCAATAA
- the ligA gene encoding NAD-dependent DNA ligase LigA, producing MTAVNPEQRVSELTKLLNDYNHQYYVLDNPTVPDAEYDRLMRELQAIEGEHPQLKSATSPSQRVGGEALDSFSQITHLKPMLSLDNAFNDDEMADFVRRLEERTGQNAEAFCCEPKLDGLAVSLLYVDGQLARAATRGDGQVGEDITQNVKTIKAIPLTLRGEDYPAQIEIRGEVFMPFAAFDGLNERAATKGEKGFANPRNAAAGSLRQLDSKITASRGLSFYAYSTGVVDGVTTPMASTHYDQLHQLKGWGVPVCPEIKRVNSLDEMISYYQDILNRRSELAYEIDGVVNKLDSIAGQDKAGFVAKAPRWAIAYKFPAQEEITTLLDVDFQVGRTGSITPVARLEPVFVGGVTVSNATLHNKDEIERLGVKIGDKVVIRRAGDVIPQIVSAVEAQRPDDAKDIEFPESCPVCDSEIERLEGEAVARCVGGLVCGAQRKEAIKHFASRKALDVDGLGDKLVEQLVDEDMIQAPSDLFNLTLPQLLNLERMGEKKAQKLLDALEASKSTTLAKFLYSLGIREVGEATASNLAQHFKTLDAIKAASVSRLTDVDDVGEIVAKHLYYFLRKDNNLEVIDSLLASGIHWPEIEEKDEAALPLVGQTWVITGTLHSMGRSEAKERIAALGAKVAGSVSAKTTMLVAGEKAGSKLTKAQDLGIKTMDEDGLTAFLAQF from the coding sequence ATGACAGCAGTTAATCCAGAACAGCGCGTTAGCGAATTAACCAAACTATTAAATGATTACAACCATCAATATTACGTTTTAGATAATCCAACGGTTCCAGACGCTGAATACGATCGCTTGATGCGAGAATTGCAAGCCATTGAAGGCGAGCATCCACAATTAAAATCTGCAACGTCACCGAGCCAGCGCGTCGGTGGTGAAGCGTTAGATTCGTTCTCGCAAATTACGCATTTAAAGCCGATGTTGTCACTTGATAATGCCTTTAACGATGACGAAATGGCAGATTTTGTTCGTCGGCTTGAAGAGCGTACAGGACAAAATGCTGAGGCGTTTTGTTGTGAGCCGAAGCTTGACGGTTTGGCGGTAAGTTTACTCTATGTCGATGGGCAATTAGCGCGCGCCGCAACACGCGGTGACGGTCAAGTTGGTGAAGACATTACTCAAAATGTTAAAACTATTAAGGCTATTCCACTAACTCTACGTGGTGAAGACTATCCGGCACAAATTGAGATCCGTGGTGAAGTCTTTATGCCATTTGCGGCGTTTGACGGCTTAAATGAGCGTGCTGCCACTAAAGGTGAGAAAGGATTTGCTAATCCTCGCAATGCGGCGGCGGGTAGTCTTCGTCAATTAGATTCAAAGATCACCGCAAGTCGCGGTTTATCGTTTTATGCTTACTCAACAGGTGTTGTCGATGGCGTTACTACGCCAATGGCTAGTACCCATTACGATCAATTGCATCAGTTAAAAGGATGGGGCGTTCCAGTCTGTCCTGAAATCAAACGCGTAAATAGCCTTGATGAAATGATTAGCTATTATCAAGACATTCTAAATCGTCGTAGTGAATTAGCTTATGAAATTGATGGTGTGGTTAACAAGCTTGATAGCATTGCAGGCCAAGATAAAGCAGGTTTTGTCGCTAAAGCGCCGCGCTGGGCAATCGCATACAAATTCCCAGCTCAAGAAGAAATCACCACCTTGTTAGATGTCGATTTTCAAGTGGGTCGCACCGGTTCTATTACACCGGTTGCGCGCCTCGAACCCGTGTTTGTTGGCGGGGTGACGGTAAGTAATGCCACCTTACACAATAAAGACGAGATTGAGCGTTTAGGGGTAAAAATTGGCGATAAAGTGGTGATCCGCCGCGCTGGCGATGTAATCCCACAAATTGTCTCTGCGGTAGAAGCGCAGCGTCCTGATGACGCAAAAGACATTGAATTTCCAGAAAGTTGCCCGGTATGTGACTCAGAGATTGAGCGATTAGAAGGTGAGGCTGTTGCTCGTTGTGTTGGCGGCCTAGTGTGTGGCGCGCAGCGCAAAGAAGCCATTAAACACTTTGCATCGCGTAAAGCATTAGATGTTGATGGATTAGGGGATAAGCTTGTTGAGCAGCTGGTGGATGAAGATATGATCCAAGCGCCAAGCGATCTCTTTAATTTGACCCTGCCGCAGCTATTAAACCTAGAGCGCATGGGGGAGAAAAAAGCGCAGAAACTACTTGATGCCCTTGAAGCGAGTAAATCAACGACGCTCGCTAAGTTCCTATACAGCCTTGGGATCAGGGAAGTGGGCGAAGCAACAGCAAGTAATCTTGCGCAGCATTTTAAAACACTCGACGCCATTAAGGCGGCATCAGTGTCACGACTTACTGACGTCGATGACGTCGGGGAGATCGTTGCTAAGCACTTGTATTATTTCCTTCGCAAAGACAACAACCTTGAAGTGATTGATAGTCTATTGGCATCTGGTATTCACTGGCCAGAAATTGAAGAGAAAGACGAAGCTGCATTGCCGCTAGTTGGTCAAACTTGGGTGATTACTGGCACTCTGCATTCTATGGGCCGTAGTGAAGCTAAAGAGCGCATTGCCGCATTAGGCGCTAAGGTTGCAGGCAGTGTTTCTGCGAAAACTACCATGTTAGTGGCTGGTGAAAAGGCGGGCTCTAAACTGACAAAGGCGCAAGATCTTGGCATAAAAACCATGGATGAAGACGGTCTAACCGCGTTTTTAGCGCAGTTTTAG